Proteins from a single region of Orcinus orca chromosome 20, mOrcOrc1.1, whole genome shotgun sequence:
- the EXOC3L2 gene encoding exocyst complex component 3-like protein 2, translating into MPILKSLGLADSKMSRAGTLPLRSSRNPFEEASGLEEEEAGELEALPNGTSCRRRATLEKLAGLAPFRLGRTPGRRAGSPGDGQPRSFLGRVLTPGIRRSSADSGLLARLQGTRAQGDEEAAGEAARRLAFLRLGRGPKPRRASLAERVVPAGEAAPEPPPKVPEPPKIKEPLSVLEILSLIQQRELARADEHILELEAEELASSGGGAPGPPKAEGAGGGRRARDVALLYEALQRELWALVRETLAGPGPGAGAGPGAVAQLGQVLVQEEAADGRRGPEAARKLRARWAEAVARAARERLEAAAPGAPGGLAGQLEALRGRLLEDMGVVRGRLAPSYPAGLGAFGVYLRGYHGALAEWIGAAARRRLPLADRYALLHWHNQVYPREVLGLVDMVALENGELEPLLSPGTVRGLEDECVTDVKAQTRAALLRVLQEDAGHWAGAEDRSSSLAQDVCELLEEHTERAPRISQEFGERMAHCCLGGLAEFLQSFQQRVERFHENPGVRELLPDTYISRTISLVNCGPPLRALAERLARVGPPESEPAREAAASALDRVTRLCHRILTDLLFQELQPHFSKLMRRKWLSSSEALDGIVGTLGAKALALRRMQDEPYQELVAELHRRALVEYVRPLFRGRLRCGSARTRSRVAGRLREDAAQLQRLFRRLESQASWLDAVVPRLAEVLHLEDTPSIQMEVGMLVRDYPDIRRKHVAALLDIRGLHHTVARHEILAVARDLELSEGGTLSPPRDRAFFADIPVPRPPFCLSLPLFLRRLSLSRLACLPWPRPPSPSPSRPRAQH; encoded by the exons ATGCCCATCCTGAAGAGTCTAGGGCTGGCAGACTCTAAGATGTCCCGGGCGGGGACACTGCCCCTGAGGTCCTCTCGGAACCCCTTTGAGGAAGCTTCAGGGCTGGAAGAAGAGGAGGCTGGGGAACTGGAGGCCCTGCCCAACGGAACATCATGTCGCCGCCGTGCCACCCTGGAGAAGCTGGCAGGCCTGGCCCCCTTCCGGCTGGGCAGAACCCCTGGCCGGCGGGCGGGCAGCCCTGGGGACGGGCAGCCTCGCTCTTTCCTGGGCCGTGTGCTGACACCGGGGATCCGTAGGAGCTCAGCAGACTCTGGCCTCCTGGCCAGGCTTCAGGGGACCCGAGCCCAGGGCGACGAGGAGGCGGCTGGGGAGGCTGCCCGGAGACTGGCCTTCCTGAGACTGGGGCGTGGGCCCAAGCCCCGGCGGGCGTCACTGGCTGAGAGGGTGGTGCCTGCAGGCGAGGCGGCTCCCGAGCCCCCGCCCAAGGTCCCGGAGCCCCCAAAGATAAAGGAGCCGCTGTCAG TGCTGGAGATCCTGAGCTTGATTCAGCAGCGCGAGCTCGCACGGGCCGACGAGCACATCTTGGAGCTGGAGGCCGAAGAGCTGGCGTCGTCGGGGGGCGGCGCGCCCGGGCCGCCCAAGGCTGAGGGCGCGGGCGGGGGCCGCCGGGCCCGGGACGTGGCTCTGCTGTACGAGGCCCTGCAGCGCGAGCTGTGGGCGCTGGTGCGCGAGACGCTGGCGGGCCCCGGGCCGGGCGCAGGCGCCGGGCCGGGCGCCGTGGCGCAGCTGGGTCAGGTGCTGGTGCAGGAGGAGGCGGCGGACGGGCGCCGGGGACCCGAGGCGGCCCGCAAGCTGCGCGCCCGCTGGGCGGAGGCGGTGGCACGTGCGGCCCGGGAGCGCCTGGAGGCTGCGGCGCCAGGGGCGCCCGGGGGCCTGGCCGGGCAGCTGGAGGCGCTGCGGGGGCGGCTGCTGGAGGATATGGGCGTGGTGCGGGGCCGCCTGGCGCCCTCCTACCCCGCCGGCCTGGGCGCCTTTGGCGTCTACCTGCGCGGCTACCACGGCGCGCTGGCCGAGTGGATCGGGGCCGCCGCCCGCCGGAGGCTGCCGCTGGCCGACCGCTACGCGCTGCTGCACTGGCATAACCAGGTGTACCCCAG agaggtCCTAGGTCTGGTGGACATGGTCGCCCTGGAAAATGGGGAGCTGGAGCCCCTTCTGTCCCCTGGCACCGTTCGTGGCTTGGAGGATGAATGTGTCACAGACGTTAAG GCTCAGACACGGGCAGCCCTGCTTCGAGTGCTGCAGGAGGACGCGGGGCACTGGGCAGGTGCGGAGGACCGGTCCAGCAGCCTGGCACAGGATGTGTGTGAG CTGCTGGAAGAGCACACAGAGCGAGCGCCCCGCATCAGCCAGGAGTTTGGGGAGCGGATGGCCCACTGCTGCTTGGGGGGGCTGGCAGAATTCCTGCAGAG CTTCCAGCAGCGCGTGGAACGATTCCATGAGAACCCAGGAGTCCGGGAGCTGCTACCCGACACCTATATCAGCAGGACCATCTCCCTGGTCAATTGTGGGCCCCCCCTGAG GGCTCTGGCGGAGCGCCTGGCCCGGGTGGGACCCCCTGAGAGTGAGCCGGCCCGGGAAGCTGCAGCCAGCGCTCTGGACCGAGTGACCCGACTCTGCCACCGCATCCTGACCGACCTGCTGTTCCAGGAGCTGCAG CCGCACTTCAGCAAGCTGATGCGCAGGAAGTGGCTGAGCAGCTCGGAGGCCCTGGATGGCATCGTGGGCACGCTGGGCGCTAAGGCCCTGGCACTGCGCAGGATGCAAGATGAGCCTTACCAG GAGCTGGTGGCCGAGCTGCACCGGCGGGCGCTGGTCGAGTACGTGCGGCCCCTGTTCCGCGGTCGCCTGCGCTGCGGCTCCGCGCGGACCCGCAGCCGCGTGGCCGGCAGGCTCCGGGAGGACGCGGCGCAGCTGCAGAGGCTGTTCCGACGGCTG GAATCCCAGGCCTCGTGGCTGGACGCCGTGGTGCCCCGTTTGGCCGAAGTTCTGCATCTGGAAGACACGCCCAGCATCCAGATGGAGGTGGGGATGCTGGTGCGGGACTACCCAGACATCAG GCGGAAGCACGTGGCAGCCCTCCTGGACATCCGTGGCCTGCACCACACAGTCGCCCGCCACGAGATCCTGGCGGTGGCCCGGGACTTGGAACTCTCTGAGGGGGGAACCTTGTCGCCCCCCCGGGACCGTGCCTTCTTTGCAGACATCCCCGTGCCCCGGCCGCCTTTCTGCCTCAGCCTCCCTCTCTTCCTGCGCCGCCTCTCCCTCTCCCGGCTGGCCTGCCTGCCCTGGCCTCggcctccatctccatctccatcacgGCCCCGGGCCCAACACTGA